One Vallitalea pronyensis genomic region harbors:
- a CDS encoding beta-galactosidase — protein MKNIESFFTELALGVAYYDEYIKEERLQEDIKLMKEAGIGLVRIAESTWSTLEPQPDTYNFYHIDRVLDAMHGAGIKVMVGTPTYAIPPWLFKRHPEVMAETPEGVNQYGHRQKMDITNKDYLFYSERIIRKLVEHVCDHPAVVGYQVDNETKHYDTAGPEVQEKFIKFLQKKFNTLEELNDKFGLDYWSNRVNDWEDFPSAIGSINSSLNTAFKGFQLSLVKDFLKWQCDLIREYARDDQFITHNFDYDWRDYSFGVQKDVHHYEASLPLDLIGIDVYHPSQDELTGCEIAFCGDSARNLKHQPYLVIETQAQGHVGWLHYPGQLKLQALSHVASGASMVAYWHWHSLHNGCETYWKGILSQDFIPGRTYKEVQEINEVFKKISPYMKGYMVENSAAIMIDMHSLLALEDMKKYGHDLDYNMEIRRYYDALYAMNMGCDIVHQEDIKLNQYKLVIVPALYSVSDDVLDKLVSYTKSGGIVIYGMRSGFSDEHVKVRTEQQPGRITKSCGVTYSQFTLAKRTNLKNPKSVQGEKEDLRLDSKSLIELLKPSENTETLYSYDHPHWKEYSAITLAKDGGGTSVYVGCCPDKTVIKQIYKELINKEDLKAPDISFPIIIRQGINRDGQKIVFMFNYSGKIQTCQWEEENGVNLLTHVKVKSSQNISLSPWGYAIYLIS, from the coding sequence ATGAAAAATATAGAATCTTTTTTTACTGAGTTAGCTTTAGGTGTAGCTTATTATGATGAATATATTAAAGAGGAGCGGCTTCAGGAAGACATTAAGCTGATGAAAGAAGCAGGTATTGGTTTAGTGAGAATAGCAGAGTCAACATGGAGTACCCTAGAACCTCAGCCTGATACTTATAATTTTTATCACATTGATCGGGTACTGGATGCCATGCATGGTGCAGGTATCAAGGTTATGGTAGGGACCCCTACTTATGCCATTCCACCTTGGCTTTTTAAACGTCATCCTGAGGTGATGGCTGAGACACCAGAAGGGGTCAATCAATATGGACATCGCCAAAAGATGGATATAACCAATAAAGACTATCTTTTCTACTCTGAGAGAATCATTCGAAAGCTTGTAGAACATGTTTGCGATCATCCGGCTGTTGTAGGTTATCAAGTGGATAATGAAACCAAACACTATGACACTGCAGGCCCAGAGGTACAAGAGAAATTTATTAAGTTTCTTCAGAAGAAATTCAATACTTTAGAAGAACTTAATGATAAGTTTGGACTGGATTATTGGAGTAATAGGGTCAATGACTGGGAGGACTTTCCTTCTGCAATAGGTAGTATCAATTCAAGTCTAAATACTGCCTTTAAAGGGTTTCAACTTTCTTTAGTCAAAGACTTTTTAAAGTGGCAATGTGATCTTATTAGGGAATATGCCAGAGATGACCAGTTTATTACCCATAATTTTGACTATGATTGGAGAGATTATTCTTTTGGCGTGCAAAAAGATGTACATCACTATGAAGCAAGTTTGCCTTTAGATTTGATTGGTATTGATGTTTATCATCCTTCACAAGATGAGTTAACGGGTTGTGAAATCGCTTTTTGTGGTGACAGTGCAAGAAATCTTAAGCACCAGCCTTATTTGGTTATAGAAACGCAAGCACAAGGTCATGTAGGATGGCTGCATTATCCAGGACAGTTAAAATTACAAGCACTTAGCCATGTGGCATCAGGAGCATCGATGGTTGCATACTGGCATTGGCATTCCTTACATAACGGCTGTGAAACCTATTGGAAAGGTATTCTAAGTCAGGATTTCATACCTGGAAGAACCTATAAAGAAGTTCAAGAAATAAATGAAGTGTTCAAAAAAATATCACCTTATATGAAAGGGTACATGGTGGAAAATTCAGCTGCTATCATGATTGATATGCATTCATTATTAGCTTTGGAAGATATGAAAAAGTATGGACATGACTTAGATTATAACATGGAAATTCGCCGTTATTATGACGCCCTTTATGCTATGAATATGGGTTGTGATATTGTGCATCAGGAAGATATAAAACTGAATCAATATAAACTGGTCATTGTACCTGCTCTTTATAGTGTGTCAGATGATGTCTTGGACAAGCTTGTAAGCTACACGAAATCAGGTGGAATAGTCATCTACGGTATGCGATCAGGCTTTAGTGATGAACATGTAAAAGTAAGAACGGAACAACAACCAGGAAGAATTACAAAATCTTGTGGTGTTACTTATAGCCAGTTCACCTTAGCGAAGCGAACAAATCTTAAAAACCCTAAAAGCGTTCAAGGAGAGAAAGAGGATCTTCGGCTAGATTCTAAGAGTTTAATAGAGCTGTTAAAACCAAGTGAAAACACAGAAACCTTGTATAGCTATGATCATCCGCATTGGAAAGAGTATAGTGCTATTACCCTTGCTAAAGATGGAGGTGGAACCAGTGTTTATGTAGGTTGCTGTCCTGATAAAACAGTGATTAAGCAAATCTATAAGGAGTTGATTAATAAAGAGGATTTGAAAGCACCGGATATATCTTTTCCAATAATAATAAGGCAAGGGATTAATAGAGATGGTCAAAAGATTGTTTTTATGTTTAATTATTCTGGGAAGATTCAAACTTGTCAATGGGAGGAAGAAAACGGGGTCAATCTTTTGACCCATGTAAAAGTAAAGAGCTCTCAAAATATATCATTATCTCCCTGGGGATATGCTATTTACCTTATATCTTAA